Below is a genomic region from Nitrospirota bacterium.
TCTCGGAAAAGCGTTGGCAACTACCCTTGCATAGACCTTTTCCGTGCCAAAAGACTTCTGAAGAGTCCTTAATGCCTTGACATACTCGTCCGCTGTATTTTCATAGGGAGAATCCCCTCGCGGGTCAGAGCCACCGCTTAAGAACAGCACCGTCCATCTGCCTTCTTCTTTCAGAGCCTCCTCTATTGTCTCGCGGAGGTCCTCGAGGCTTTCCTGCGTAAAGGCAGGTTCCCCCTCGGACTTGACGAAGCTACAATACTTACAGGGAGTTTTTCCTTCCCAGAAATAGCAATAATTATAAAGACGGACGAATAGGCAACTGGGAAACCTGGGTGTCACCACTTTCAACATCGGCGTTCCCCTGCTGGTCTTCTTGCCAAAATATTCGGGATAAGGCACAAAAAAGACCTCTTCCACAGGCTCGCCTCCGTCTAAAAGCCATAACCCGCCGTCAACAGCATCGAGGGTATAAGGGCTCCCTCTTCTTATGAATTTTTCGGGGAATTGTAGGTACATGTTTTCCAAGCCCAAGACAACTGTTCCGTCTCTGAAGAGCGCTCCACCAAGCACTAACTTAGGGGTCTTAAGCCCAAAGTCAGCTGAGACATCATACAGGGCGCCTTCCTCTTTCGCCCTTTTTAGTGCCCTTCTGGTCAGAGTAACCCCGCGCAATGCCGTATCTATCTTACACATTACTATGCGGGGAAAATCCGGATGTCCTTTGGCTACTTCCTTAAAACTCAACTCATGGTTGTTTTCATTCATTAAAGTTTCTCTTCCTTCTCTCTGCCCCTTGCCACCTTCAAGATAGTGGTCAAGGTTATTCCTCCGAGTCCAACCCAGAAACTGCTGAAGATTATCCCTAAGCCCGGATGATAAACTACCTTCATACTCGTCCAGTAACGCACCTCATCCATGGAGAGGAAAAAATCCCCTGCCTTAACCATCTCCCCTAATACCGCCTTCCCTTTAAAAAGCTCCTCAGAGGGTTCCATGGGTTCCATTGCATTGGGGCTGGCACGCCAGACCTGAAAAAAAACCTCTCCAGCCCTCTTTTTTTCCTCGTCAGGATAATATGCCGTCTGCAATCTGAAAACGGTGGGAAGCCCGGGCTCTTGAGGGAAATAGAAGCTCCCTGGGGCATCTGCGCTTCCACTGGTATAAAGATAAGTTTCGTCTTCCTGTTTGATGCTCTGTAAAGGCGCATATGCACCATAAAGCACCCTTCCCCCATTATCCCGTATCACAAATAATGGAGAATAACCCTCTTTATCACGGTAAAACTCAACCCCTTTGTACTTCAAGGGCTGGGTTACATAAATAATTTCTTTTTTCCCTTGATTGCCATCCGAGCCGACGGCAATCTCGTAGGCGACCCCCCTCTCTTTCCCTTCTACCACATAGGGGGGAGTATGAACCTTATGAAGATAAATCTCGCCCAGCTCTTTAAGTTTCGGGTTTTTAAAGAAACTGCCATTTCTTGCCCAATCATAACTTGACCGCTCGGCACAACTTAGAGTTTCCCCTTCGGTAAGACGAATCGCTCCCTCAAAAAAAAAAGCTGGTCGTAAACCACGCCGGCAAAGAGCATAACGAGGCTTAAATGAAAGACTGTCGTTCCGATTCGTGACAAACGGAAAACCTTTATCCGCTTGAATGTGCAGAAAACGATATTAACTATCAAGATGACTAATAAAAGATTAAACCATAAGGAAGAAAAAACAGCCTCCTTGCCCACATAAGGGGGCAAACTTACCCCAACAACACAGGAAATGAGGATTAATGCCAGTAAGACTAAGGCGGTTTTTGTGGACCAAAAAAGACCGAATATCTTATTTATCATAGATTTTTAATTTACAAAAAAATTGAGATAAAAGTCAAACGATTCCTCTATGGCACTGGCTCTACCTTCCACCACAATTCACTTCCAATCCGCACTCCGTAAGCAACTGATTTTCCGTCAGGGCTAAAGACCGGCGGCCAGACCTCGTCGCATACCGGCCCCTCCTTAATCACTTTTCCTGTTTTCGCATCCGCAATGACAATAAATCGCTTGGCTTCCTCCATCGTCCCTGTCCTTGCACGATAGGTAATATATTTGCCATCCGGGCTCCACACAGGCGTAACCACCATATCATAGGCTGAGCCCTCCTTTACCAGAGAAGGATTGCCAACAGGAGAGATGACCATGACCCACTTGCCTTTTTTCATTGCCGGATAAGCTATCATTGTGCCATCAGGACTAAAGACAGGGGCATTTCCGACACCGTCGTAGACCGCCGCGCCTTCCTTATCCCCGACTACACTCTGCCACTTGCCTTTTTCCATTGCAAGAAAGGCAACTGTCAATGAGTCAGGACTAAATACCGCAGGACCAATCCCTTCATAGGGTCCCCTTTCTTTTCCCTGTGCCGGAGATTCCCATAGACTTTCCACTAAATAATGTTTCCCCTCTTTGGTTGCAATATATACAATCTTTTTCCCATCAGGGCTTAAAGCAAGCCGGCCTATCGAGGCGTAAGGAAGTTCCATCTCTCTTTCTTCATTCAAGGAAAAATCGTGCAAAACAAGAGAGATTTTGCCCTCTTTTCCAACTTCGTATATGACCCGCGAAGAATCGGCGCTGAAGGCAAATCTTCCCGATTCTTCGCCTTCCGTATAACGCCGTTCCTTGATTATCTTCCCGGCAGACAAATCAAGAAAAAAGACGGTTCTCTTCTTATTCCCTGCTTCACGCTTATCATCGCCAAGTTCGTAAACAAGTAAACGGCCGTCAGGACTAAAAGATGGCGCACGATAGGTATCGGGGTAAACCTTACTGCGATAAACCTCCTTCTCTCCGTCAGAGACAAATATAAACCATTTCTTTTCCTTTAAGCCCCCCACTTCGCATGCAACCAGACGGCCGTCAGGACTGAAAGAGCCGGGGGCAACCTCTTCATAATACGGCTCTTTCAATTCTTTATTGTCGATTACGAGATGCTTTTTTTCTCCCTTTTTACCGCCAAAAGCAAATCTCCGTCCATCAGGACTCCTGACTAACCAACTAACACTCTCATATGCTGGGCTTATATCTTCGCTGTCTGCTGATACAGCTACCAAAAATTCCTTATCCCTTTTTCTTGCCGTATATAAAACCAGATGTCCATCGGCACTAAAGGAAATGTTGCCCCACCTGTCATAGTCTTCTGAAATAGTGGCTAACCTTGTCTCCTCCAGTTTTATCCCTTTGGTTTTCTCTAAACTTGTCTCTTTTGGAACCTCTTTAGGAGGGGCTTTTTCTTTACAACTGGTGATGACAAGGAGTAGACACAGAAGAAGGAGGGCAAAATGTCCGCTACTACTGGTGCGTTTCCTGCAAATGTGCATCGAGTCTTCCCTCTATAGTGCCCATCTTATTGGCAAGCAATATATAATCTCTCTCAAAGTGGGCTACTATTGCCCTGATGTCAGCCTCCATATGCTCAAGCCGCTTGTCCATCTGCTCGAATCGCTTGTCCATCTGCTCGAATCGCTTGTCCATCTGCTCGAATCGCTTGTCCATCTGCTCGAATCGCTTGTCCATCTGCTCGAATCGCTTGTTCGTATCTTCTCTGAGGGTTCTAATCTCGTCCCTAATGGAGATCAATATTTCCACTGTTATGTCTTTTACCTTGTCTTTATCCATTTTAATCCAACCTTTACTCTTATGATTGATTATACCACAAAATCTTCCTACATCGAGAGGACAGCTAAAATTGCCGATAGGATTTCCTTATATTGTCACTCCGGCTTGTCCTGAGTCTTTCTTAAGAAGGATTCCTGACAAGCAGGGATGACAAAGACCACTATCATTGCGAGCACCCAAAGGGTGCGTGGCAATCTCAGTTTAAAGCATTAAGATTGCTTCGTCGCTTCGCTCCTCGCAATGACACAGAGGATGAATTAATACCTGCCTGCTGGTCCATAGGTATAATCCCTGCCACCATTACACATATTCTCGCATAACCCCCTCGCTGTGCCTGACCCTGTTCCGATATTCCAGTAGTCACAGAAGTAGCTGGTGTACCGTAAGAAAGAATATGGCTTTGTTGCTTGACCACCCGTTAGACCGCTTGCAGGCCAAGTAGTCTCTCCTGTAGTCAGTACATTAGAGCCGTGAACATTCGGGGTCCTGGGCCGGACAGGCAATGTGCCACCAACGTCAGTGGTAGTATTAAAAGTAGTAGCTCCGTGACAAACTGTACAGCCATCATACTCCCCACGGGTAAGAGGATGGTAAGTATCCCAGTTGCTATCGCTGCTCGTACCTGATGTTAAAGCGCTACCGCTATTGGGCCGTACATGTGTAGTGTTAGTCCAGTAAATCGAAACCTTATGGCAGACGATACAGAGCTGTGTAGCTATTTTATCCTGCGCATCATAAGGCCTCCTTGTGGTCTGGGCGGCACCATGTGCTACTGGCGTCTTGGTAATGTTACCGGTTGAGTTTGCAGGGGCATGGCAGTCAAAGCAGGTAATCTTGTTGCCTAATTTAAGCGACCCTTTGGGCGTCTTGGCAGATTGATTCCACGGTGTATTCATCGTGCTTACATCGCAGTAGTCGTTGTTTCCATTAAACAAGACTGGGTGGAAAGAGGCATTGGTGTTGCTGAACTCCGCTCTCACATCTAAGATAGCCTCAGTTCGTCCTGAGAAAAACGGGTCATTAGCCGAGCCACCCGTAACCTGCGCTCCTGTAGAGCTTGCACCATTTGAATCATGACAGCTGAGGCAATGCTCGTTCTGAACCGCTAAGGCAAAAGCCTCGAGGGTAGCACTGCCGAGATTACGCTCAAAAGTGCCTGTCACAATAGTGCTTATTGTATCACCCGAATCAGCGTTCCTTATTTGCAGTTTGTTGTCCTTATGCAGGGTCGCATTTATTGCACCTGTGGACACAATACCCTCCATATGGCAAACACAGCAGTCATCCGGCTTGACATCCTTGCCAGCAGACTGGCGCGTGGCATTGACATGTCCCCATGCAAGGTGAAACTCACCACTTGCGCCTGTGATTATTCGACGGGAGCCCTTAATATCTTTATGGCAAGCCACACAGTCTCCACCCTCTACTATCCTGTTTATGTGAAGCGCCCTGTTTGCAACGCCTGAGAAGCCGTAGTCATCCGCATCCGTATGAGTGTGGCAACCTGAACAGTCCGTATCACCGGCACCGTGTGAGCCCGGCGGATAGGCATGGCACTGTCCACAATCTGCCTTGGAAAAAGGTGAGGAAGAGTTTGAAAGATAAGCAGTGTTGTTCCACGCAGGACTTAGACCTGTGCCGCCAAAGCTCCCTTTGGCATGACAATATGTGCCTGAGCATGTAAGGGTAGCTTGTGCATATGAAGGCGTCTGAGGAAACTCCGTGCCTCCTGCGGCATTAGTTCCCCATGTAATGTCCGCAGGCAGTTGCCCAAAGTGTCCATTGATGCCAACATTTGTTACTGCTGGCACTTGATGACACTCCGTACAAGCCACACCTAAGGAGTTGTAAAGCCCAGCAGTGTCCAGATGTATATCATGAGCACCGACATTTGCATCAGATGCCAAAGACGACCCTGCTGTGTCAACACCTGTATTATTGCCTCCAGGAGCCCTCAGAATCGCAAGAGTTGAGCCATCAGCCGATGGCCCAGATTTCGTCCCATGACAGATTGTGCATGCATCATAAGGTGCTAAAGACGCAGCACCCCATGCACCAAAGACCTTGCCATGACATCTCGTATTAGAGCAACTGCCATATGCACCAGAGTTAGGTATTCCATCTCCTGTGTAGTTTGTAATAGTGCCTGCATTGGCTGCCGAGAAACTATAATTAATCGTCCTGTTTGCATGCGAAGCGGTCTCATCCCCATATCCGTTATGACAGTCATTACATACATAGGCATATGTAGTTGCATTGACATGCGCTCCATGACTGCCTGAGGCAGGCATTCCAGAGTCTACTGAGCTATGACAGCCTCCGTCTGAGCAGGTAACCGCACCACCCCATGTTGGAGTTCCATATGTAGTTGGCGCTGCAAGTCCGCCTGGTGCCTGAACATTGCTATGACAGTATATGCCTGAGCAGGTCTTGTATGAGGCACTTGGTGCCTTCAGCCCTGTCTGTCCACTTATAGTGCCGTTGTATGTCGCATATGAGCTAAATTTTGTATTTGCCGTATTCATCACCCACGAGACACTTAAATTTTCATGCCCAATAGCTCCATTTCCATTTGCACCATGACAGTCAAAGCATAAAAGATTCAGGTTAGGCGGAACACTTGCACCTGCATGCCTTGTGTGAGAGCCACCCGGAGGCGGGCTTGCAGCCGTCGCCGCATGACAGTCCCCACAATCACCAGTCGTTGCATCTCCCCATACAGGTGTGTTGTCTGTACCTCCTGACAAGCCCCATGCACCATGACAGTAAACCGATGAGCAATCGCTATATCCATTGCCCGGTGCGTTATTGCCCTGTGTGTAATTGGCTGCGGCGCCATAATTCGTTGTATCTATTGTCACATTTATTATGCCATTTACATGCCCCACATTCTGTGAAGAAAAGTTCTTATGGCACACTGTGCAGGCATAGCTTAAAGGAGCAGAGGTATGTGTGGTATGGTTGCCTGTTGCAGGAGGATTTGCATGGCACTGATTACATGCAAGTGTGGTCATTGGCCACGATGGAACACCATATGAAGCTGGTCCCGCTCCTCCTGTTGTGCCCTGAACACTGCTATGACAGTAAACCGATGAGCATGAGGAGTTGTCATAATACAAAAACCCACTGTCTCCTGTTGCTGTCGTAGTGCCTGCATTGTACTTGCCACTCTTATATCCAGAAGGTGCAAATGGAACATTGAATATAACATCCACCGTATATCCATTAGTTCCCAATGCGCCCTGATTACTGCCATCGGAATGCTCGTTTGTCGGGTCAACATCATGGCATACTCCACAGTTAAAGATATATCTATTATTTACAGAGTTATTTATAGCGGTTCTCGCAGTTGTATCTGTAGTAGTGTTATAGTGAAAAGCATGGGATGCCGCAAGGTTTGTGCCTGCACCACCACCTGTGTGAGCCTTATGACAGCTCGAGCAGGTCATAGATGCCCCACCCCATTCTGGTATGGATGAGGCATGACAGTATGTATTAGAGCATGTGCTTAAAGCGGGCATATTCTTAAATGTATATGTGAAGTTCGATACACCCGGAGCGTTCTTTACATCATAAGATGCACCGTTGTTGGCATGTAGTGACGGACTCGTTATTGCCGTGCCATTTGTCGTAACAGTGTAATGACACTTTTCGCAGGTCGTGTGCTTTGCATGGCTATTGCCTTTTGGCTGTTTGTTCGTATAAGCAGGTGGATTGCCATGACAGCCATTACATGCAAGCGCACCTCCGCTCCATACAGGCACAGTGTATATCTGACCTCCTGAATTGGATATGCTTGTGCCAGCACTATGGCAGTATACATTGGAGCAGGAGTATGTCTCTGCAGTGTATGTTCCACTTGAGAATGAGCTCATTGAGACATTCTTTAAGCCATTTACATGAACTGCATTACTAATTATGACCGTATTGCTCGAAGCAGTTGTGGAATGACAGTTATTGCATGTGTAGTTTGCCCAATAAGTCTCTGTGTGCTTGTCGTGTGCAGGACTCCATGCAATAGACCCACCTGGGCTTCCATGACAGCTTGAGCAGGTTGTAGTAGTCGTATCCCAGACAGGGCTCTGGTATGCATTACCTCCTCCAAGAGGATTAGCATTTGAATGGCAATATAACGATGAACATGTCTTTGTGCCTGATGTATATGTGCCTCCACTCTGGTCCACCCCTGAGTCTCTCATAGAGGAATAAAATACTACATTTTTAATCCCAATATGATTTGAAAAAACAGTTATAGATGTATTATTAAGTCCAACTGTTCCTGTATGGCATTCTATGCACCTGAAGCCATATGCGAGGGCATCTGTTGCCACATGCTTTGCATGCTTTACGCTTAGCGTAACAGACGCATTTAGCTCAGGACCTCCATGACAGGACTTGCATGTCATTGCACTGCCTGTCCATGTAACGGACTGATATGTAGGTGATGCCTTTGCATCGCTATGGCAGTAAAGATTAGAGCATGTTCCATTTGTCCAGTATTTAAGCCCACTGTCCCCTGTTGCCGAGGAGCTACTACTTCCATTACTATAGGCGCCTGTTTTAAGTGATACCCACGAGACATTGAAGATTACATCTACCACATATCCATTAGTTCCAAGTTTGCCCTGATTACTGCCATCTAAATGCTCTACTGTAGGCTGGACATCATGACAGGTGCCACAGTTAAATATATAATTCGTGGCACTCGAAAGGTTTTGAGCATCCCTCGATGTTGCATTCGTTGAGCTGTTATAGTGAACAGCATGCTCAGCCGCAAGGCTTTGGCCCGAGACACCTGTCTTTGCCTTATGACAACTTCCACAGTCTGCTACACCACCCCACTGAGGAGTGCCTGTTCCATGACAGTAGGTCGTTGAACAGGACTTTGTCCCAGCAGTATATATTGCATCTGGATTCATAGAGTTAAAGAATACATCCTGTATATTTGCATTTACATGCTTTGTAGGAGAAATATCTGTCCTGATGCTTGTGCCATTAGATGTTGTCTGGTTATGACATTTCTGACACTCTGTGCCATGTGTTGGATGACTGTTTGCAGTAGATGTTCCTGCCCCTCCGTTTGTATAAGAAGGAGGAGTGCTATGACAGGATGTGCATGAAAGTGTGCCACCCCATGTAGGAACATTATATACCTCTGCCGAGGTTTCGACCTTTGCATTGCTATGACAATAATTATTAGAGCATTGGTCAGCAGTCGTATTATAGATCCCTCCGCCTGGCACCGAGTTTGCTGTATAAGCTTCTATTGTAACATCAGAGGTCGTGTTTACATGATATGTGCTAAAGCCTTTTGTTGATATAGTTGCAGGGGCATTGTTGTTTACAGCATCTGTATGACACTTGTAGCATTTATACTGATAAACCTCAGTGCTTCCTGCGTGTTTTGCATGATTGCCTGTAGATGGAGGCGTGCCTGAAGTTGCGCCATGACAGGTTCCACATGCACCTGTGCCTGCATCGCCCCATGTAGGTACTTTATAAGTCGGTGATGTGCCTCCTGTGCTATGGCAGTAGTTATTCGAGCAGTTCCCATAAGCATCACCTGGCCCATTTGAGCCTGAGTATGAGCCATTGTATGTTAAATCTATAGATACATCTATGCTTCTGTCGCCATGCTTTGTTGTGCCTGTACCTGCATCTGTATGGCAGGTTGAGCAGGTCTTAAACCTTGCTCCATAATCCGAGACATGCTTTGTGTGGCTTCCCGAATTCATAAGGGTTGGCGAGCCATCTGCCTTGTGGCAGTCTCCACAAGCCACACTCCCGCCCCAAAGAGGAGTTTTATATGTAACAGAGCCTCCAGGAGGAGATGTCTGAACATTGCTATGACAATAAATATTAGAGCAGTTTCCATAGGCATCGAGCATCGTTGTAGTTCCACTATAGCTTCCATCAGAAACCCTCTGGTCTCCTGAGAAGCTTACATTTGCACGGTTGTTGGCATGAACAGATGGACTCGTGTATGTGCTGTGGCAGAGCGAGCATGCATAATTAAGATTCGGACTTGCACCTGAATGCTTTGGGTGGTTTCCGAGGGTTGGAGGCACCGAGGCAGTTGCCTTGTGGCAGTCACCACATGCCACCTGGCCAACTGCATTCCATAGAGGAGTTATATTTGCACCACCACCCCATGCAGAGCTATCAATAGAGCCATGACAATATATATTAGAGCACTGAAGCTCAGTTCCACCCACTGCAGTGCCATTTGTAAACTCATAGCTGTAAGGGTCATTTAGGATTTGTCCTTTATAATAGGTCCCTGTGCCTTTCCTTTCACCGTTAAATAGATAAAAACCAATCTGTATCTTGTTATTGTCTTCTACGGGAGTGGCAGGCATTCCATTGTAATGACATGTCCCGCATACATAGCTATGATTCGTCCCTCCTGATGAGTGCTTTATATGTGCCGCACCTGTCTTTGAGTTTGTAACAGATGGAGAAAATACAAGGCCCCCTACCTCAGGGGTGTTTGACTCTGGTGGGTTTCCATGACACTCGTCACAGCTACCAACTAGACCCTGTGCATGTTCATGGCAGTCAAGACATGGCTTTTTGTCATAATGAAGAACTCCATCAGGACTCCACTTGGTTGTCTTGGTATGGCATACATAGCAGACACTGGTGCTTTTATTAGTTGAAGAGCCGGGACCGAAGTCTCCTGAGCCATTAAAAAGCTTTACTGAGTTTGCTACTCCGTTATAAGCGACAGAGGATTTGACAAGCTGTCCATAGACAAGGGCAAATGTCCCATTTACCCTTGCATACCGAGTATTCATATTCCTTTGAACAGTTATGGTATCTCCTGTGTTTCCTATAATCCTATAGCTGAATCCCATATATCTTGTATTTGGGATTAAGATATAATCCACCCAGTTCCCAGCCACCAAGCTGGTGTTCACTGTTATTGTGTTCGATGGAGAGCTTATCGATAAAACAGTTCCTGTTTTAAGAAATGAATCTGATTTCCATTTCCTGTACTGCATTTGATAATGAGGGTCATGGCATGTTATGCACTGGCTTGTCCATGTGCCATAGGAGTTGTCTGTTGTCAAGCTTGAATGGGTCATTGCATTTAAGGCGGCTACACCCTCGTGACAGCCTCTACATATTAAATTAGTGGCGGTATTGTCTATGCTTGTGCCAATATTGGCGACTAATCCAGGGGTCTTGCTCGAATCATGACATCTTAGGCATCTATCAGTGCTAAAGCCTGTTGTATTAGTTATGTGCGGTGGGTCAATCGCATATACTTGAGCTGAGAGCAAAAGCAGAAATGAGCTTATAATCAAAAATGCCTTTAGCTCATATCGCCTCATCAAAGACCCCCTTTCAATACCCCAGCTCGCCTAATGAAACCTTAACACCTGAGATG
It encodes:
- a CDS encoding WD40 repeat domain-containing protein produces the protein MHICRKRTSSSGHFALLLLCLLLVITSCKEKAPPKEVPKETSLEKTKGIKLEETRLATISEDYDRWGNISFSADGHLVLYTARKRDKEFLVAVSADSEDISPAYESVSWLVRSPDGRRFAFGGKKGEKKHLVIDNKELKEPYYEEVAPGSFSPDGRLVACEVGGLKEKKWFIFVSDGEKEVYRSKVYPDTYRAPSFSPDGRLLVYELGDDKREAGNKKRTVFFLDLSAGKIIKERRYTEGEESGRFAFSADSSRVIYEVGKEGKISLVLHDFSLNEEREMELPYASIGRLALSPDGKKIVYIATKEGKHYLVESLWESPAQGKERGPYEGIGPAVFSPDSLTVAFLAMEKGKWQSVVGDKEGAAVYDGVGNAPVFSPDGTMIAYPAMKKGKWVMVISPVGNPSLVKEGSAYDMVVTPVWSPDGKYITYRARTGTMEEAKRFIVIADAKTGKVIKEGPVCDEVWPPVFSPDGKSVAYGVRIGSELWWKVEPVP
- a CDS encoding CxxxxCH/CxxCH domain-containing protein, with the protein product MRRYELKAFLIISSFLLLLSAQVYAIDPPHITNTTGFSTDRCLRCHDSSKTPGLVANIGTSIDNTATNLICRGCHEGVAALNAMTHSSLTTDNSYGTWTSQCITCHDPHYQMQYRKWKSDSFLKTGTVLSISSPSNTITVNTSLVAGNWVDYILIPNTRYMGFSYRIIGNTGDTITVQRNMNTRYARVNGTFALVYGQLVKSSVAYNGVANSVKLFNGSGDFGPGSSTNKSTSVCYVCHTKTTKWSPDGVLHYDKKPCLDCHEHAQGLVGSCDECHGNPPESNTPEVGGLVFSPSVTNSKTGAAHIKHSSGGTNHSYVCGTCHYNGMPATPVEDNNKIQIGFYLFNGERKGTGTYYKGQILNDPYSYEFTNGTAVGGTELQCSNIYCHGSIDSSAWGGGANITPLWNAVGQVACGDCHKATASVPPTLGNHPKHSGASPNLNYACSLCHSTYTSPSVHANNRANVSFSGDQRVSDGSYSGTTTMLDAYGNCSNIYCHSNVQTSPPGGSVTYKTPLWGGSVACGDCHKADGSPTLMNSGSHTKHVSDYGARFKTCSTCHTDAGTGTTKHGDRSIDVSIDLTYNGSYSGSNGPGDAYGNCSNNYCHSTGGTSPTYKVPTWGDAGTGACGTCHGATSGTPPSTGNHAKHAGSTEVYQYKCYKCHTDAVNNNAPATISTKGFSTYHVNTTSDVTIEAYTANSVPGGGIYNTTADQCSNNYCHSNAKVETSAEVYNVPTWGGTLSCTSCHSTPPSYTNGGAGTSTANSHPTHGTECQKCHNQTTSNGTSIRTDISPTKHVNANIQDVFFNSMNPDAIYTAGTKSCSTTYCHGTGTPQWGGVADCGSCHKAKTGVSGQSLAAEHAVHYNSSTNATSRDAQNLSSATNYIFNCGTCHDVQPTVEHLDGSNQGKLGTNGYVVDVIFNVSWVSLKTGAYSNGSSSSSATGDSGLKYWTNGTCSNLYCHSDAKASPTYQSVTWTGSAMTCKSCHGGPELNASVTLSVKHAKHVATDALAYGFRCIECHTGTVGLNNTSITVFSNHIGIKNVVFYSSMRDSGVDQSGGTYTSGTKTCSSLYCHSNANPLGGGNAYQSPVWDTTTTTCSSCHGSPGGSIAWSPAHDKHTETYWANYTCNNCHSTTASSNTVIISNAVHVNGLKNVSMSSFSSGTYTAETYSCSNVYCHSAGTSISNSGGQIYTVPVWSGGALACNGCHGNPPAYTNKQPKGNSHAKHTTCEKCHYTVTTNGTAITSPSLHANNGASYDVKNAPGVSNFTYTFKNMPALSTCSNTYCHASSIPEWGGASMTCSSCHKAHTGGGAGTNLAASHAFHYNTTTDTTARTAINNSVNNRYIFNCGVCHDVDPTNEHSDGSNQGALGTNGYTVDVIFNVPFAPSGYKSGKYNAGTTTATGDSGFLYYDNSSCSSVYCHSSVQGTTGGAGPASYGVPSWPMTTLACNQCHANPPATGNHTTHTSAPLSYACTVCHKNFSSQNVGHVNGIINVTIDTTNYGAAANYTQGNNAPGNGYSDCSSVYCHGAWGLSGGTDNTPVWGDATTGDCGDCHAATAASPPPGGSHTRHAGASVPPNLNLLCFDCHGANGNGAIGHENLSVSWVMNTANTKFSSYATYNGTISGQTGLKAPSASYKTCSGIYCHSNVQAPGGLAAPTTYGTPTWGGAVTCSDGGCHSSVDSGMPASGSHGAHVNATTYAYVCNDCHNGYGDETASHANRTINYSFSAANAGTITNYTGDGIPNSGAYGSCSNTRCHGKVFGAWGAASLAPYDACTICHGTKSGPSADGSTLAILRAPGGNNTGVDTAGSSLASDANVGAHDIHLDTAGLYNSLGVACTECHQVPAVTNVGINGHFGQLPADITWGTNAAGGTEFPQTPSYAQATLTCSGTYCHAKGSFGGTGLSPAWNNTAYLSNSSSPFSKADCGQCHAYPPGSHGAGDTDCSGCHTHTDADDYGFSGVANRALHINRIVEGGDCVACHKDIKGSRRIITGASGEFHLAWGHVNATRQSAGKDVKPDDCCVCHMEGIVSTGAINATLHKDNKLQIRNADSGDTISTIVTGTFERNLGSATLEAFALAVQNEHCLSCHDSNGASSTGAQVTGGSANDPFFSGRTEAILDVRAEFSNTNASFHPVLFNGNNDYCDVSTMNTPWNQSAKTPKGSLKLGNKITCFDCHAPANSTGNITKTPVAHGAAQTTRRPYDAQDKIATQLCIVCHKVSIYWTNTTHVRPNSGSALTSGTSSDSNWDTYHPLTRGEYDGCTVCHGATTFNTTTDVGGTLPVRPRTPNVHGSNVLTTGETTWPASGLTGGQATKPYSFLRYTSYFCDYWNIGTGSGTARGLCENMCNGGRDYTYGPAGRY